A stretch of the Notamacropus eugenii isolate mMacEug1 chromosome 2, mMacEug1.pri_v2, whole genome shotgun sequence genome encodes the following:
- the CREB3L4 gene encoding cyclic AMP-responsive element-binding protein 3-like protein 4 isoform X1, which yields MHTRRGQLKTSGGERMELGDPELLDILLEPSEDITIRAFPELAGPSSFPEPERTGLQDPGLEGWEPDGRSSCGLQESEPDDFLNLLIDPNEVYHSRVSPGSDSGISEEPGHPDSPPAPVALSPPAFYEVVYETGALEGLQGETDPTSSGLISIQLGQWSPPLLIPDACIISEPPTSSAYPESRIGTGVLVPPETLLHCPALFLTDEEKRLLGQEGVSLPYHLPLTKAEERVLKKVRRKIRNKQSAQDSRRRKKEYIDGLETRVAACSVQNQQLQKKLQELERHNVSLVAQLQQLQALIAQTSNKAAQTSTSSAPFPGNSQLGRTPTSLVEVRWCIVGDERSSLPSKGQQARAQKYSHPKPFPSLLTVISRNILTHRDVSDSLRTLVPQPGDRSVNGSSEAVPKEGGKQPGHRERGRTVQHADEM from the exons atgcacacccggcgtggccagctgaagacctcgggaggtgag AGGATGGAACTTGGGGACCCAGAACTGCTGGATATATTGTTGGAACCTTCAGAAGACATAACCATAAGGGCCTTCCCAGAGCTGGCAGGCCCCTCCTCATTCCCGGAGCCAGAGAGAACTGGACTGCAAGATCCAGGGCTGGAAGGCTGGGAACCCGATGGGAGAAGCAGCTGT GGCCTGCAGGAGAGTGAGCCTGATGATTTCCTGAACCTACTCATTGACCCCAATGAGGTCTATCACTCCAGAGTTTCTCCAGGAAGTGACAGTGGTATCTCTGAGGAACCTGGTCATCCAGACAGCCCCCCAGCCCCCGTGGCACTCAGTCCTCCTGCCTTCTATGAGGTTGTCTATGAGACTGGGGCCCTAGAAGGACTGCAAGGAGAAACTGACCCCACCAGCTCTGGGCTCATCTCCATCCAGCTAG GTCAGTGGAGCCCCCCACTGCTGATCCCTGATGCCTGCATCATCAGTGAGCCTCCCACTAGTTCTGCCTACCCAGAGTCCAGAATAGGTACAGGAGTCTTGGTGCCTCCTGAAACACTG CTGCACTGCCCAGCATTGTTCCTGACAGATGAGGAGAAACGGCTGTTGGGACAAGAAGGAGTATCTCTGCCCTACCACCTACCCCTCACCAAG GCAGAGGAGAGAGTTCTTAAGAAGGTGCGGAGGAAAATCAGAAACAAGCAATCTGCCCAGGACAGTCGCAGACGCAAGAAAGAATACATAGATGGTCTGGAGACTAG GGTGGCTGCCTGTTCTGTGCAGAATCAGCAGCTACAGAAGAAGCTGCAGGAGCTGGAAAGACACAATGT GTCCTTAGTGGCCCAACTTCAACAGCTACAGGCACTCATTGCTCAGACCTCTAACAAGGCTGCCCAGACCAGCACTT CCTCAGCCCCTTTCCCAGGGAACAGCCAACTGGGCCGGACACCTACCAGCCTAGTGGAGGTGAGGTGGTGTATTGTGGGTGATGAAAGgtcatctttgccaagcaaaGGGCAACAGGCTAGGGCCCAGAAATATTCTCACCCTAAACCTTTTCCCTCACTCTTGACAGTTATCTCCAGAAACATCTTGACTCACAGGGATGTGTCTGACAGCTTGAGGACCCTGGTACCACAGCCTGGAGACAGGAGTGTCAATGGTTCCTCAGAAGCTGTGCCAAAGGAGGGTGGGAAGCAGCCAGGCCACAGGGAGAGGGGCAGAACTGTGCAGCATGCTGATGAGATGTAA
- the CREB3L4 gene encoding cyclic AMP-responsive element-binding protein 3-like protein 4 isoform X7, producing the protein MELGDPELLDILLEPSEDITIRAFPELAGPSSFPEPERTGLQDPGLEGWEPDGRSSCGLQESEPDDFLNLLIDPNEVYHSRVSPGSDSGISEEPGHPDSPPAPVALSPPAFYEVVYETGALEGLQGETDPTSSGLISIQLGQWSPPLLIPDACIISEPPTSSAYPESRIGTGVLVPPETLLHCPALFLTDEEKRLLGQEGVSLPYHLPLTKAEERVLKKVRRKIRNKQSAQDSRRRKKEYIDGLETRVAACSVQNQQLQKKLQELERHNVSLVAQLQQLQALIAQTSNKAAQTSTCILILILSLTLIILPSLSPFPREQPTGPDTYQPSGVISRNILTHRDVSDSLRTLVPQPGDRSVNGSSEAVPKEGGKQPGHRERGRTVQHADEM; encoded by the exons ATGGAACTTGGGGACCCAGAACTGCTGGATATATTGTTGGAACCTTCAGAAGACATAACCATAAGGGCCTTCCCAGAGCTGGCAGGCCCCTCCTCATTCCCGGAGCCAGAGAGAACTGGACTGCAAGATCCAGGGCTGGAAGGCTGGGAACCCGATGGGAGAAGCAGCTGT GGCCTGCAGGAGAGTGAGCCTGATGATTTCCTGAACCTACTCATTGACCCCAATGAGGTCTATCACTCCAGAGTTTCTCCAGGAAGTGACAGTGGTATCTCTGAGGAACCTGGTCATCCAGACAGCCCCCCAGCCCCCGTGGCACTCAGTCCTCCTGCCTTCTATGAGGTTGTCTATGAGACTGGGGCCCTAGAAGGACTGCAAGGAGAAACTGACCCCACCAGCTCTGGGCTCATCTCCATCCAGCTAG GTCAGTGGAGCCCCCCACTGCTGATCCCTGATGCCTGCATCATCAGTGAGCCTCCCACTAGTTCTGCCTACCCAGAGTCCAGAATAGGTACAGGAGTCTTGGTGCCTCCTGAAACACTG CTGCACTGCCCAGCATTGTTCCTGACAGATGAGGAGAAACGGCTGTTGGGACAAGAAGGAGTATCTCTGCCCTACCACCTACCCCTCACCAAG GCAGAGGAGAGAGTTCTTAAGAAGGTGCGGAGGAAAATCAGAAACAAGCAATCTGCCCAGGACAGTCGCAGACGCAAGAAAGAATACATAGATGGTCTGGAGACTAG GGTGGCTGCCTGTTCTGTGCAGAATCAGCAGCTACAGAAGAAGCTGCAGGAGCTGGAAAGACACAATGT GTCCTTAGTGGCCCAACTTCAACAGCTACAGGCACTCATTGCTCAGACCTCTAACAAGGCTGCCCAGACCAGCACTTGTATCCTG ATCCTTATACTGTCCTTAACCCTCATCATCCTTCCCAGCCTCAGCCCCTTTCCCAGGGAACAGCCAACTGGGCCGGACACCTACCAGCCTAGTGGAG TTATCTCCAGAAACATCTTGACTCACAGGGATGTGTCTGACAGCTTGAGGACCCTGGTACCACAGCCTGGAGACAGGAGTGTCAATGGTTCCTCAGAAGCTGTGCCAAAGGAGGGTGGGAAGCAGCCAGGCCACAGGGAGAGGGGCAGAACTGTGCAGCATGCTGATGAGATGTAA
- the CREB3L4 gene encoding cyclic AMP-responsive element-binding protein 3-like protein 4 isoform X2 → MHTRRGQLKTSGGERMELGDPELLDILLEPSEDITIRAFPELAGPSSFPEPERTGLQDPGLEGWEPDGRSSCESEPDDFLNLLIDPNEVYHSRVSPGSDSGISEEPGHPDSPPAPVALSPPAFYEVVYETGALEGLQGETDPTSSGLISIQLGQWSPPLLIPDACIISEPPTSSAYPESRIGTGVLVPPETLLHCPALFLTDEEKRLLGQEGVSLPYHLPLTKAEERVLKKVRRKIRNKQSAQDSRRRKKEYIDGLETRVAACSVQNQQLQKKLQELERHNVSLVAQLQQLQALIAQTSNKAAQTSTSSAPFPGNSQLGRTPTSLVEVRWCIVGDERSSLPSKGQQARAQKYSHPKPFPSLLTVISRNILTHRDVSDSLRTLVPQPGDRSVNGSSEAVPKEGGKQPGHRERGRTVQHADEM, encoded by the exons atgcacacccggcgtggccagctgaagacctcgggaggtgag AGGATGGAACTTGGGGACCCAGAACTGCTGGATATATTGTTGGAACCTTCAGAAGACATAACCATAAGGGCCTTCCCAGAGCTGGCAGGCCCCTCCTCATTCCCGGAGCCAGAGAGAACTGGACTGCAAGATCCAGGGCTGGAAGGCTGGGAACCCGATGGGAGAAGCAGCTGT GAGAGTGAGCCTGATGATTTCCTGAACCTACTCATTGACCCCAATGAGGTCTATCACTCCAGAGTTTCTCCAGGAAGTGACAGTGGTATCTCTGAGGAACCTGGTCATCCAGACAGCCCCCCAGCCCCCGTGGCACTCAGTCCTCCTGCCTTCTATGAGGTTGTCTATGAGACTGGGGCCCTAGAAGGACTGCAAGGAGAAACTGACCCCACCAGCTCTGGGCTCATCTCCATCCAGCTAG GTCAGTGGAGCCCCCCACTGCTGATCCCTGATGCCTGCATCATCAGTGAGCCTCCCACTAGTTCTGCCTACCCAGAGTCCAGAATAGGTACAGGAGTCTTGGTGCCTCCTGAAACACTG CTGCACTGCCCAGCATTGTTCCTGACAGATGAGGAGAAACGGCTGTTGGGACAAGAAGGAGTATCTCTGCCCTACCACCTACCCCTCACCAAG GCAGAGGAGAGAGTTCTTAAGAAGGTGCGGAGGAAAATCAGAAACAAGCAATCTGCCCAGGACAGTCGCAGACGCAAGAAAGAATACATAGATGGTCTGGAGACTAG GGTGGCTGCCTGTTCTGTGCAGAATCAGCAGCTACAGAAGAAGCTGCAGGAGCTGGAAAGACACAATGT GTCCTTAGTGGCCCAACTTCAACAGCTACAGGCACTCATTGCTCAGACCTCTAACAAGGCTGCCCAGACCAGCACTT CCTCAGCCCCTTTCCCAGGGAACAGCCAACTGGGCCGGACACCTACCAGCCTAGTGGAGGTGAGGTGGTGTATTGTGGGTGATGAAAGgtcatctttgccaagcaaaGGGCAACAGGCTAGGGCCCAGAAATATTCTCACCCTAAACCTTTTCCCTCACTCTTGACAGTTATCTCCAGAAACATCTTGACTCACAGGGATGTGTCTGACAGCTTGAGGACCCTGGTACCACAGCCTGGAGACAGGAGTGTCAATGGTTCCTCAGAAGCTGTGCCAAAGGAGGGTGGGAAGCAGCCAGGCCACAGGGAGAGGGGCAGAACTGTGCAGCATGCTGATGAGATGTAA
- the CREB3L4 gene encoding cyclic AMP-responsive element-binding protein 3-like protein 4 isoform X5: MHTRRGQLKTSGGERMELGDPELLDILLEPSEDITIRAFPELAGPSSFPEPERTGLQDPGLEGWEPDGRSSCESEPDDFLNLLIDPNEVYHSRVSPGSDSGISEEPGHPDSPPAPVALSPPAFYEVVYETGALEGLQGETDPTSSGLISIQLGQWSPPLLIPDACIISEPPTSSAYPESRIGTGVLVPPETLLHCPALFLTDEEKRLLGQEGVSLPYHLPLTKAEERVLKKVRRKIRNKQSAQDSRRRKKEYIDGLETRVAACSVQNQQLQKKLQELERHNVSLVAQLQQLQALIAQTSNKAAQTSTCILILILSLTLIILPSLSPFPREQPTGPDTYQPSGVISRNILTHRDVSDSLRTLVPQPGDRSVNGSSEAVPKEGGKQPGHRERGRTVQHADEM, translated from the exons atgcacacccggcgtggccagctgaagacctcgggaggtgag AGGATGGAACTTGGGGACCCAGAACTGCTGGATATATTGTTGGAACCTTCAGAAGACATAACCATAAGGGCCTTCCCAGAGCTGGCAGGCCCCTCCTCATTCCCGGAGCCAGAGAGAACTGGACTGCAAGATCCAGGGCTGGAAGGCTGGGAACCCGATGGGAGAAGCAGCTGT GAGAGTGAGCCTGATGATTTCCTGAACCTACTCATTGACCCCAATGAGGTCTATCACTCCAGAGTTTCTCCAGGAAGTGACAGTGGTATCTCTGAGGAACCTGGTCATCCAGACAGCCCCCCAGCCCCCGTGGCACTCAGTCCTCCTGCCTTCTATGAGGTTGTCTATGAGACTGGGGCCCTAGAAGGACTGCAAGGAGAAACTGACCCCACCAGCTCTGGGCTCATCTCCATCCAGCTAG GTCAGTGGAGCCCCCCACTGCTGATCCCTGATGCCTGCATCATCAGTGAGCCTCCCACTAGTTCTGCCTACCCAGAGTCCAGAATAGGTACAGGAGTCTTGGTGCCTCCTGAAACACTG CTGCACTGCCCAGCATTGTTCCTGACAGATGAGGAGAAACGGCTGTTGGGACAAGAAGGAGTATCTCTGCCCTACCACCTACCCCTCACCAAG GCAGAGGAGAGAGTTCTTAAGAAGGTGCGGAGGAAAATCAGAAACAAGCAATCTGCCCAGGACAGTCGCAGACGCAAGAAAGAATACATAGATGGTCTGGAGACTAG GGTGGCTGCCTGTTCTGTGCAGAATCAGCAGCTACAGAAGAAGCTGCAGGAGCTGGAAAGACACAATGT GTCCTTAGTGGCCCAACTTCAACAGCTACAGGCACTCATTGCTCAGACCTCTAACAAGGCTGCCCAGACCAGCACTTGTATCCTG ATCCTTATACTGTCCTTAACCCTCATCATCCTTCCCAGCCTCAGCCCCTTTCCCAGGGAACAGCCAACTGGGCCGGACACCTACCAGCCTAGTGGAG TTATCTCCAGAAACATCTTGACTCACAGGGATGTGTCTGACAGCTTGAGGACCCTGGTACCACAGCCTGGAGACAGGAGTGTCAATGGTTCCTCAGAAGCTGTGCCAAAGGAGGGTGGGAAGCAGCCAGGCCACAGGGAGAGGGGCAGAACTGTGCAGCATGCTGATGAGATGTAA
- the JTB gene encoding protein JTB translates to MRPIPPAPREPDWIDVPEMPPCPPRSLLVLFGWALFLFFSELGPTEAATREKQSVSTLVSMPCWLVEDFVVAEECAPCTTFQAKTTPECGTTGFVEKISCSSSKRDEFKSCRSAVMERHLFWKFEGAVVGVAAVFACLVILRQRSLDRKALEKVRKQIESI, encoded by the exons ATGCGGCCCATACCCCCGGCGCCTCGGGAGCCGGATTGGATCGATGTCCCCGAGATGCCGCCCTGCCCCCCGCGGAGCCTCCTCGTCCTCTTCGGCTGGGcgctcttcctcttcttctcggAGCTTGG CCCGACCGAAGCCGCCACCAGGGAGAAGCAGTCGG TAAGCACCTTGGTGTCCATGCCTTGCTGGCTGGTGGAGGACTTTGTGGTGGCAGAGGAGTGTGCCCCGTGCACCACCTTCCAGGCT AAAACCACTCCGGAGTGTGGTACCACTGGCTTTGTGGAGAAAATCAGTTGTTCCTCCTCCAAGAGAGATGAGTTCAAAAG CTGCCGCTCAGCAGTGATGGAGCGACACCTGTTTTGGAAGTTTGAGGGGGCTGTGGTGGGAGTGGCTGCGGTCTTTGCCTGCCTTGTGATCCTTCGTCAGAGATCACTGGACCGAAAGGCCCTGGAAAAGGTCCGAAAACAGATTGAGTCCATATAA
- the CREB3L4 gene encoding cyclic AMP-responsive element-binding protein 3-like protein 4 isoform X6: protein MHTRRGQLKTSGGERMELGDPELLDILLEPSEDITIRAFPELAGPSSFPEPERTGLQDPGLEGWEPDGRSSCGLQESEPDDFLNLLIDPNEVYHSRVSPGSDSGISEEPGHPDSPPAPVALSPPAFYEVVYETGALEGLQGETDPTSSGLISIQLGQWSPPLLIPDACIISEPPTSSAYPESRIGTGVLVPPETLLHCPALFLTDEEKRLLGQEGVSLPYHLPLTKAEERVLKKVRRKIRNKQSAQDSRRRKKEYIDGLETRVAACSVQNQQLQKKLQELERHNVSLVAQLQQLQALIAQTSNKAAQTSTSSAPFPGNSQLGRTPTSLVELSPETS, encoded by the exons atgcacacccggcgtggccagctgaagacctcgggaggtgag AGGATGGAACTTGGGGACCCAGAACTGCTGGATATATTGTTGGAACCTTCAGAAGACATAACCATAAGGGCCTTCCCAGAGCTGGCAGGCCCCTCCTCATTCCCGGAGCCAGAGAGAACTGGACTGCAAGATCCAGGGCTGGAAGGCTGGGAACCCGATGGGAGAAGCAGCTGT GGCCTGCAGGAGAGTGAGCCTGATGATTTCCTGAACCTACTCATTGACCCCAATGAGGTCTATCACTCCAGAGTTTCTCCAGGAAGTGACAGTGGTATCTCTGAGGAACCTGGTCATCCAGACAGCCCCCCAGCCCCCGTGGCACTCAGTCCTCCTGCCTTCTATGAGGTTGTCTATGAGACTGGGGCCCTAGAAGGACTGCAAGGAGAAACTGACCCCACCAGCTCTGGGCTCATCTCCATCCAGCTAG GTCAGTGGAGCCCCCCACTGCTGATCCCTGATGCCTGCATCATCAGTGAGCCTCCCACTAGTTCTGCCTACCCAGAGTCCAGAATAGGTACAGGAGTCTTGGTGCCTCCTGAAACACTG CTGCACTGCCCAGCATTGTTCCTGACAGATGAGGAGAAACGGCTGTTGGGACAAGAAGGAGTATCTCTGCCCTACCACCTACCCCTCACCAAG GCAGAGGAGAGAGTTCTTAAGAAGGTGCGGAGGAAAATCAGAAACAAGCAATCTGCCCAGGACAGTCGCAGACGCAAGAAAGAATACATAGATGGTCTGGAGACTAG GGTGGCTGCCTGTTCTGTGCAGAATCAGCAGCTACAGAAGAAGCTGCAGGAGCTGGAAAGACACAATGT GTCCTTAGTGGCCCAACTTCAACAGCTACAGGCACTCATTGCTCAGACCTCTAACAAGGCTGCCCAGACCAGCACTT CCTCAGCCCCTTTCCCAGGGAACAGCCAACTGGGCCGGACACCTACCAGCCTAGTGGAG TTATCTCCAGAAACATCTTGA
- the CREB3L4 gene encoding cyclic AMP-responsive element-binding protein 3-like protein 4 isoform X3, which translates to MELGDPELLDILLEPSEDITIRAFPELAGPSSFPEPERTGLQDPGLEGWEPDGRSSCGLQESEPDDFLNLLIDPNEVYHSRVSPGSDSGISEEPGHPDSPPAPVALSPPAFYEVVYETGALEGLQGETDPTSSGLISIQLGQWSPPLLIPDACIISEPPTSSAYPESRIGTGVLVPPETLLHCPALFLTDEEKRLLGQEGVSLPYHLPLTKAEERVLKKVRRKIRNKQSAQDSRRRKKEYIDGLETRVAACSVQNQQLQKKLQELERHNVSLVAQLQQLQALIAQTSNKAAQTSTSSAPFPGNSQLGRTPTSLVEVRWCIVGDERSSLPSKGQQARAQKYSHPKPFPSLLTVISRNILTHRDVSDSLRTLVPQPGDRSVNGSSEAVPKEGGKQPGHRERGRTVQHADEM; encoded by the exons ATGGAACTTGGGGACCCAGAACTGCTGGATATATTGTTGGAACCTTCAGAAGACATAACCATAAGGGCCTTCCCAGAGCTGGCAGGCCCCTCCTCATTCCCGGAGCCAGAGAGAACTGGACTGCAAGATCCAGGGCTGGAAGGCTGGGAACCCGATGGGAGAAGCAGCTGT GGCCTGCAGGAGAGTGAGCCTGATGATTTCCTGAACCTACTCATTGACCCCAATGAGGTCTATCACTCCAGAGTTTCTCCAGGAAGTGACAGTGGTATCTCTGAGGAACCTGGTCATCCAGACAGCCCCCCAGCCCCCGTGGCACTCAGTCCTCCTGCCTTCTATGAGGTTGTCTATGAGACTGGGGCCCTAGAAGGACTGCAAGGAGAAACTGACCCCACCAGCTCTGGGCTCATCTCCATCCAGCTAG GTCAGTGGAGCCCCCCACTGCTGATCCCTGATGCCTGCATCATCAGTGAGCCTCCCACTAGTTCTGCCTACCCAGAGTCCAGAATAGGTACAGGAGTCTTGGTGCCTCCTGAAACACTG CTGCACTGCCCAGCATTGTTCCTGACAGATGAGGAGAAACGGCTGTTGGGACAAGAAGGAGTATCTCTGCCCTACCACCTACCCCTCACCAAG GCAGAGGAGAGAGTTCTTAAGAAGGTGCGGAGGAAAATCAGAAACAAGCAATCTGCCCAGGACAGTCGCAGACGCAAGAAAGAATACATAGATGGTCTGGAGACTAG GGTGGCTGCCTGTTCTGTGCAGAATCAGCAGCTACAGAAGAAGCTGCAGGAGCTGGAAAGACACAATGT GTCCTTAGTGGCCCAACTTCAACAGCTACAGGCACTCATTGCTCAGACCTCTAACAAGGCTGCCCAGACCAGCACTT CCTCAGCCCCTTTCCCAGGGAACAGCCAACTGGGCCGGACACCTACCAGCCTAGTGGAGGTGAGGTGGTGTATTGTGGGTGATGAAAGgtcatctttgccaagcaaaGGGCAACAGGCTAGGGCCCAGAAATATTCTCACCCTAAACCTTTTCCCTCACTCTTGACAGTTATCTCCAGAAACATCTTGACTCACAGGGATGTGTCTGACAGCTTGAGGACCCTGGTACCACAGCCTGGAGACAGGAGTGTCAATGGTTCCTCAGAAGCTGTGCCAAAGGAGGGTGGGAAGCAGCCAGGCCACAGGGAGAGGGGCAGAACTGTGCAGCATGCTGATGAGATGTAA
- the CREB3L4 gene encoding cyclic AMP-responsive element-binding protein 3-like protein 4 isoform X4, whose translation MHTRRGQLKTSGGERMELGDPELLDILLEPSEDITIRAFPELAGPSSFPEPERTGLQDPGLEGWEPDGRSSCGLQESEPDDFLNLLIDPNEVYHSRVSPGSDSGISEEPGHPDSPPAPVALSPPAFYEVVYETGALEGLQGETDPTSSGLISIQLGQWSPPLLIPDACIISEPPTSSAYPESRIGTGVLVPPETLLHCPALFLTDEEKRLLGQEGVSLPYHLPLTKAEERVLKKVRRKIRNKQSAQDSRRRKKEYIDGLETRVAACSVQNQQLQKKLQELERHNVSLVAQLQQLQALIAQTSNKAAQTSTCILILILSLTLIILPSLSPFPREQPTGPDTYQPSGVISRNILTHRDVSDSLRTLVPQPGDRSVNGSSEAVPKEGGKQPGHRERGRTVQHADEM comes from the exons atgcacacccggcgtggccagctgaagacctcgggaggtgag AGGATGGAACTTGGGGACCCAGAACTGCTGGATATATTGTTGGAACCTTCAGAAGACATAACCATAAGGGCCTTCCCAGAGCTGGCAGGCCCCTCCTCATTCCCGGAGCCAGAGAGAACTGGACTGCAAGATCCAGGGCTGGAAGGCTGGGAACCCGATGGGAGAAGCAGCTGT GGCCTGCAGGAGAGTGAGCCTGATGATTTCCTGAACCTACTCATTGACCCCAATGAGGTCTATCACTCCAGAGTTTCTCCAGGAAGTGACAGTGGTATCTCTGAGGAACCTGGTCATCCAGACAGCCCCCCAGCCCCCGTGGCACTCAGTCCTCCTGCCTTCTATGAGGTTGTCTATGAGACTGGGGCCCTAGAAGGACTGCAAGGAGAAACTGACCCCACCAGCTCTGGGCTCATCTCCATCCAGCTAG GTCAGTGGAGCCCCCCACTGCTGATCCCTGATGCCTGCATCATCAGTGAGCCTCCCACTAGTTCTGCCTACCCAGAGTCCAGAATAGGTACAGGAGTCTTGGTGCCTCCTGAAACACTG CTGCACTGCCCAGCATTGTTCCTGACAGATGAGGAGAAACGGCTGTTGGGACAAGAAGGAGTATCTCTGCCCTACCACCTACCCCTCACCAAG GCAGAGGAGAGAGTTCTTAAGAAGGTGCGGAGGAAAATCAGAAACAAGCAATCTGCCCAGGACAGTCGCAGACGCAAGAAAGAATACATAGATGGTCTGGAGACTAG GGTGGCTGCCTGTTCTGTGCAGAATCAGCAGCTACAGAAGAAGCTGCAGGAGCTGGAAAGACACAATGT GTCCTTAGTGGCCCAACTTCAACAGCTACAGGCACTCATTGCTCAGACCTCTAACAAGGCTGCCCAGACCAGCACTTGTATCCTG ATCCTTATACTGTCCTTAACCCTCATCATCCTTCCCAGCCTCAGCCCCTTTCCCAGGGAACAGCCAACTGGGCCGGACACCTACCAGCCTAGTGGAG TTATCTCCAGAAACATCTTGACTCACAGGGATGTGTCTGACAGCTTGAGGACCCTGGTACCACAGCCTGGAGACAGGAGTGTCAATGGTTCCTCAGAAGCTGTGCCAAAGGAGGGTGGGAAGCAGCCAGGCCACAGGGAGAGGGGCAGAACTGTGCAGCATGCTGATGAGATGTAA